The genomic region GCTCGAGGACGACCGGCATGCGGTCGTGGACGTCCTCGAGGGTGTGGTTGGCGTCGGTGGTCAGGATCGAGCAGGTCAGCAGGCGGTGGCCGTCGGACGTCGAGCGGTCCCGCCAGGTCGACCAGATGCCGGCGAAGACCATCGGCTCGCCGTCGGTGCGGTGGACGAACCAGGGGAGGCGCTGGCCGTCGAGCTTCTGCCACTCGAAGAAGCCGTCGGCGGGCAGCAGGCAGCGGCGCTGCTCGAAGGACTCCGCGAACGCGGACTTCGTGGCGACGGTCTCGGCGCGGGCGTTGATCATCCGCGCGCCGATCTTCGGGTCCTCGGCCCAGAAGGGGACCAGGCCCCAGCGGAACCCCGTCAGCACGAGCTGTCCGTCGTGGCGCACCAGGGCGGGGACCTGGTCGGTCGGGGCGACGTTGTAGCTCGCCGGGCCGTCCCAGCGGACCCGCTCGTCCCGGCTCCGGGGGTCGCGCTCGTCGAGCATGAAGAAGGCGACCAGGCCGTCGGCGTCCTTCGTCGCCACGTAGCGTCCGCACATGCCCACAGGGTAGGCGGGGGAGTGTCACAGGCGGGTGCTTCGATGGGTGCGTGGATGAGACCAGGACGTGCACCGGATGCGGGCAGGCGAAGCCGCCCGCGGACTTCGCGTGGAAGGACCGGGCGAGGGGGACGCGTCGCTCGAGGTGTCGGGGGTGCATGCGGGCGTATCAGCACGAGTGGTACCAGCGGAGCGGCGCGGTCCACAGGAGCCGCTCTGCGGCGCGCCGGCGTGTCCTGAAGGCGGTGAACGCCCAGG from Euzebya sp. harbors:
- a CDS encoding SOS response-associated peptidase — translated: MCGRYVATKDADGLVAFFMLDERDPRSRDERVRWDGPASYNVAPTDQVPALVRHDGQLVLTGFRWGLVPFWAEDPKIGARMINARAETVATKSAFAESFEQRRCLLPADGFFEWQKLDGQRLPWFVHRTDGEPMVFAGIWSTWRDRSTSDGHRLLTCSILTTDANHTLEDVHDRMPVVLEREEWDAWLDPQADPGNLKALLDPAPDDAVERYRVSTRVNSVRTNEPSLLEPVDDESDAAVVGLGHASLDGQQSLFG